In Plodia interpunctella isolate USDA-ARS_2022_Savannah chromosome 8, ilPloInte3.2, whole genome shotgun sequence, the DNA window TATTATATCTGCTTCTTTTTCGAGACATGGGCATTAGCGCACCTAAATTAGTAATTGCTGATATCATCTACTACCGTCTAGCTGTCTTTGGATGTGAAGGATTGTCTTCTTGTAAAAAcgattttacaatatttgtcgCTTATAAACATTAGATAAGACGAAGAAATAACTCTATACATATGCGTTGAAAAGGATGCCGACAATGTGACGAACGGACTTCATTGGACGAAAACAATGTAACgtttatcatattttaggCCTGTCAGAATGTTCTGTTTTGctggatatttttattattagtatgtagCCCATAATACAGAAAACACGTACGTAGCGTGGCTCGTCTGTAGCCTATATAACATAGGCCAAGCAAACACAACTTCTCAAAAACCACAGACGGAAACAAAGAACGAATGCAATTGTTTCTAACATTTGACGGTTGACCGCATTTCACGAAGTTAGATGAAATTCCTGGGCGTAACTGTACCCTAGATTTTATCTCGTGTCTAGTAAAGTAGCTGTAGCTTTTCTgtgatttgatttattgttgAGTTTTGATTAATTTGTAGCCACTGACAGGCGCAGTGTCAACTCGGATCGTTTATTAATCTGGACATTGCGTTCTGGCGCCAAGGTCTAATTCTGGATAACACCTGGCTTGCTCATTTTCCAATgtcgtttatatttattcgatATGAGGTGTTCCGCTGCAAGACTGCAATGGATTTTTTAAACGTTATGGAAATGTTGTAGTAAGTAGATAAAAGTTACTCACGTTATTTGCCGTAATGTAGGTCGTAGGTCAATGCAGCGTTTATCGATTAAAAATGAAGTAACTGTAAGGATTTTAATCCTTGTGCCTAAAATACATTCCTTTAAATACATTCTAAAACCTTAATTTGGTGCCCCGTTAAAggcactttgttttataaatacctactaaacTGGGATCcaacgaaaataaatgaacttaTTTGGATGATCTGCTGTACGTAGGTACTACCAGTAAGAAACTTTACTGAAAGTATTCAGCAAAGTGTCAAGTTTTCTGCTTTCTATTCAGATGCTTTAAAGTAAGcagttaggtaggtataatatgGAGCGTAGTAGAACCAGCTTTTGAATATTTTGGCGTAAATTGCAAGCAACTCTGATTGTTAACATACGTATTAATATTGACTTAATTGTGGCAAGCTTTTTTAAATCCTTCTTTATCAGTTTagaattatgtacctataagcTTTGTTGTGATGATCACAGCGATTCGATTTGTAGGCAGATTTCGTCTTGAGTTAGACGTTTAATCGTACGGTAAACAAAGGAATACCTAAACCGGTGCTTGTATCCTAAATAACGACGCAAATACAGTATCTAAAATATTCCATTAGTAGGAATAAGGAAAAATCCGATTTATGTGATAGGGACAgtaataagaataatatacGGCTTTCGAAGTCGCAGTAATACTACTGCCAGGCAGTTTTTGGTTGGCATAACGTATAGTTTAGCTGACAAGCGTACAAGTTTCTTATCGGGCTAAGTGTGACGTAAGTGTGTACCAAGTGGCCATGTGGGCGGTCGTCGCGTGCTTTGCTTGATCTAGGCCAAATGCTATTAAACTGTTGGTTTCAGTAATCACCAAACTCGAATCTTCTAATTTTAGATTCGACATGGCAATTGCATGAACATGCACTTAGAGAAGGGCAAGGCTCCTCCTTcgattaaaatctattttcagTGTATGTtgcattattttgttttcgtttttCTCGATATTCGGACACTCGTTCTCGCAAACGCCCAAACTACATTACATTGCATTACTTGCGATCATCAAACAACATCTAGGAATCTAGAGAGAGATCATAACTCGATCAAGTATACCTACCAAATTCTAATTTGGCATCGTCGCGAATGAatgtctatatatgttattatatgatATGTGTGTAAGAAAATtctgcaaaatattttttagcacTAGACCCACCTTTTGGCTGGGTACCAAATCATTCCGACTCGTCTACCATTATGTACAAACACTACTGTGATTATCGGTGTAATCCCTTATTCTTTCACATTTTAACACGCAACATATTTGGCGATTGCCTGTTGTCAGCATTGCCCGTGGAGGCACGGACTACTTAATTTCTTATCTCAGTGTAATATAAGTTAAAGTCGAACTCCGCTGTTTTATCctgattattttatagaatattttatggaTTTGTAATAGTTCTAGTTATTAACCCATGTCGTAACGAATGTACCGCGTGAATGACGTGTGCTTGCTAACAGAACATGTCAGTTGGCAACTAGTATAATGAATAACTTTccataaatagaaataactacattttatttggtgCATTGCCccagtttttaatatttaaagaaaacttAGACAAACTGTACAGAAAATttgttacattacattttttgataatattaactACGCATCATGCTCCAGCAAGCCAGTGACTCGTTCCATGTTAATTTTGAATGTTACACTCATAAATAGAGcgtctataaataattcatatattttttgttgcagAATCTTCGTAAATAGATCTCTACATTTAGAAAATGTTAAGTTTTACGGATTTGATATGGACTACACATTGGCTGGTAAGCACTTCTCCTTATGACAGTCccattatgataaaaaaatatgtatgatttGTGTACctacgttattattttttttattttgcttatttTCCAGAGTACAAATCGCCGCAATACGAAACTCTAggatttaatttaactaaagaAAGACTAGTATCGAAAGGTTATCCTCGTGAAATATTAGAATTTGAATACGACCCGTCATTCCCAGTCAGGTAAAGAAACCATACTTTAGCTGCTCGAATTGTGGACATCCAATAAAGACATAGTTATTTATTGGCGACAATAAAGttacataatttgtaaatgtttCGAACATAAGAACTGTATCGTGAGCGCTACCTTGTGATGTTTCATAATATTCAcagatttagattttaaaatgtatcgtTTTGTTTCAGGGGCTTATGGTTTGACACATTATATGGTAACCTATTAAAAGTAGATGCCTACGGAAACATATTAGTATGTGTACATGGTTTCGAGTTTCTTAAGCAGTAAGTATTGAGCGCAAAATACAATCATTGAAATGTACAATTATATTACCACGAAATgttatcacatttttaaatctgtttCAGTTCACAAGTATACGAATTGTATCCAAACAAATTCCTGACACTAGACGAATCAAGAGTGTATGTGCTGAACACATTATTCAACTTGCCAGAAACATATCTCATAGCGTGTTTAATAGACTTCTTTACTAACTCGCCACAGTATACAAGGTAAgtggatataaataaacttctaTATGTGACCCACATATGGCCACCTTTACTGAAAATCACACATTAGTATAAAACAACTGATCAACGCCtatttaatctaaatataGAATTGTATATCCAACATGAGTCTTCCCTTCAAACACACTTAAATTTCGGATTGGTCCGACAACGCGGATGCTGTAACGGGCTACTTGACACCTTTGAAGGTTAAAGCCCTAaataccttttatttttagttatggTCGAATATATCTTGATGTAGAATCCTTAtggctaatattatattacatccAGTGTCTATTCCTAACGGGGTAGACAGAACCACGGGACGTGAAACTCGAATGCCACGTTTAGCTAGACAGCAGGTTATTTTCCAATTCTAAAATAGAATACCTATAAAACTACGTTACTAATCCGTCTGATATGAGAAGAAACTCCAGTTTATAGACTTCTAAACCTAAAATTGCACTTGTAGTAGTTTAGAataatatgtgtttttttttgttagtcaCAAAGCCGGAAAACAAGTCGTCTGATCTAACGTCATCATGATGTCAATAACTGGtacattacacatttttatcaataaaccATTGAACTTGTTAGTGGTTATCacgcataaaaattacaacatacaCCGCTTTACTATCGATATGcttattaaacaatattttttaaacaaagaagAACAAGGAAAATACTCGTACATAGTAATTTTCTATGGcgaaaacatattaaaatttaattgactGAACTGTAGAAAATACAGTCAAATTTGAACTCAAATATTGATGTGTTGCAGAGAAAAAACAGGTGTACGATGTGGCGACCTGGCAATGTCATTCAGGTCCATCTTCCAAGACGTGAGAACCGCCGTAGACTACGTCCACATCCACGGGGATCTCAAAAAGAAAACCATAGAGAATATAGAGTTGTACCTGAAGAAAGACGAGAGGCTGCCGATGTTCCTGTCCAGGATAAAAGAGAGCGGTGCCAAGATCTTTATCCTGACGAACAGCGACTATAACTTTACAGACAGAATTATGAGCTACCTGTTTGATTTCCCTCACGGTGCCAAGGTCAGTGATGCAACAAGTATATAGTGTGTGCTTAATATACTGTGCTATCCTTATTGTCCACGTATTTGAAAATGATACGTAGGTATGACTAAGTTTCACATATTTTAAGGCTATTGTTACTTAGGTATCTACTgtaatgcaaatattttatagtgcCTAGATTCCAGATAAATATAGGCCTGTGATAATTTGGTTTTTTAAACTAGCCACATTAGCGCAATGTGTTCAGTAAAGATAGTATAGTTTTAATACGTCTAACAAAACTAGAACGAAAAAAATGAACATACACgtttcttaattttaagtcCGATCTAGTtttcaaaagtaattattgAATTGTTTACAGCCAGATGATCCTCACAGGAACTGGAAGACGTATTTCGATTGGATCGTAGTGGACGCTAAGAAGCCACTTTTCTTCGGCGAGGGAACGACTCTGCGGCAAGTGGACACTCGCACCGGCGCGCTGAAGATGGGTCACCACGTCGGTCCTTTGCACGAGAAACATGTGTATTCCGGAGGTAAATTacaattgaatttaattacgttatataactatttatctTCCCTGTGACAGCCATGCCTTCTTAAAAATAGCTCACCCGTTAATATAAACCTTATTACTGTGTAAAGTAGATAATCGATATGAAAATCTATTTCAATGTATAGTTACCCCACTCATCGATCTATGTCAGTATTGCAGTGTACCACTCTTACTCACTCTATCTAACAGTACCATCAATACTTGCTAGTCCATGAACGAAA includes these proteins:
- the Nt5b gene encoding cytosolic purine 5'-nucleotidase isoform X3 — protein: MKLLGTMANGTDLFNLLPESKRSSYGTGDRYTAAPNEIFVNRSLHLENVKFYGFDMDYTLAEYKSPQYETLGFNLTKERLVSKGYPREILEFEYDPSFPVRGLWFDTLYGNLLKVDAYGNILVCVHGFEFLKHSQVYELYPNKFLTLDESRVYVLNTLFNLPETYLIACLIDFFTNSPQYTREKTGVRCGDLAMSFRSIFQDVRTAVDYVHIHGDLKKKTIENIELYLKKDERLPMFLSRIKESGAKIFILTNSDYNFTDRIMSYLFDFPHGAKPDDPHRNWKTYFDWIVVDAKKPLFFGEGTTLRQVDTRTGALKMGHHVGPLHEKHVYSGGSCDVFTELIGAKGKDVLYIGDHIFGDILKSKKIGGWRTFLIVPELVQELHVWTDKCSLFAQLQNLDIQLGDMYKDLDSSTKEKPDISKLRAAIRDVTHKMDLAYGMLGSLFRSGSRQTFFSSQVVRYADLYAASFLNLMYYPFCYMFRAPAMLMPHESTVAHEQRFTVDAPTIDRSRHPSAARSHCIIAEDSSDEHYYAAPAAAPADPKATASVPHARPETPRQLTHTHDEDCSDDDDVAKAHGK
- the Nt5b gene encoding cytosolic purine 5'-nucleotidase isoform X5; its protein translation is MVWKFSSENYIRLRTKIFVNRSLHLENVKFYGFDMDYTLAEYKSPQYETLGFNLTKERLVSKGYPREILEFEYDPSFPVRGLWFDTLYGNLLKVDAYGNILVCVHGFEFLKHSQVYELYPNKFLTLDESRVYVLNTLFNLPETYLIACLIDFFTNSPQYTREKTGVRCGDLAMSFRSIFQDVRTAVDYVHIHGDLKKKTIENIELYLKKDERLPMFLSRIKESGAKIFILTNSDYNFTDRIMSYLFDFPHGAKPDDPHRNWKTYFDWIVVDAKKPLFFGEGTTLRQVDTRTGALKMGHHVGPLHEKHVYSGGSCDVFTELIGAKGKDVLYIGDHIFGDILKSKKIGGWRTFLIVPELVQELHVWTDKCSLFAQLQNLDIQLGDMYKDLDSSTKEKPDISKLRAAIRDVTHKMDLAYGMLGSLFRSGSRQTFFSSQVVRYADLYAASFLNLMYYPFCYMFRAPAMLMPHESTVAHEQRFTVDAPTIDRSRHPSAARSHCIIAEDSSDEHYYAAPAAAPADPKATASVPHARPETPRQLTHTHDEDCSDDDDVAKAHGK
- the Nt5b gene encoding cytosolic purine 5'-nucleotidase isoform X4, producing the protein MPDAFESAYPLSPTVNPEDIRARANSSSKKKRPVVAFLADDEAVEIPDKSEVGVSKPLARSDKSEVELDSFAESLSTMHSTWFDKRVLEHRIFVNRSLHLENVKFYGFDMDYTLAEYKSPQYETLGFNLTKERLVSKGYPREILEFEYDPSFPVRGLWFDTLYGNLLKVDAYGNILVCVHGFEFLKHSQVYELYPNKFLTLDESRVYVLNTLFNLPETYLIACLIDFFTNSPQYTREKTGVRCGDLAMSFRSIFQDVRTAVDYVHIHGDLKKKTIENIELYLKKDERLPMFLSRIKESGAKIFILTNSDYNFTDRIMSYLFDFPHGAKPDDPHRNWKTYFDWIVVDAKKPLFFGEGTTLRQVDTRTGALKMGHHVGPLHEKHVYSGGSCDVFTELIGAKGKDVLYIGDHIFGDILKSKKIGGWRTFLIVPELVQELHVWTDKCSLFAQLQNLDIQLGDMYKDLDSSTKEKPDISKLRAAIRDVTHKMDLAYGMLGSLFRSGSRQTFFSSQVVRYADLYAASFLNLMYYPFCYMFRAPAMLMPHESTVAHEQRFTVDAPTIDS